The DNA region atcgatcatgctttgggcttgtgttgcagccagtggcacagggaacatttactggtagagggaagaatgaattcaattcaataccagcaaattctggaagcaaacatcacactgtctgtaaaaaagccgaagatgaaaagaggatggcttctacaacaggataatgaacctagacacgcctcaaaatccacaatggactaccccaagaggtgcaagctgaaggtttggccatggccctcacagtcccccgacttCAACATAATTGAGTATctatggatagacctcaaaagagcagtaccTGCAAGactgcccaagaatctcacagaactagaagccttttgcaaggaagaatgggcgaaaatcccccaaacaagaattgaaagactcttaactggctacaaaaagcgtttacaagctgtgatacttgccaaagtgggtgttactaagtactgccatgcagggtgcccaaaattttgcttcaggcccttttccttttttgttattctgaaactgtaaaagatggaaataaagttttcttgcttaaaatattaaaatgtgtcatctttaactttatgccttttggaaatcaggtcatcttttactcgtttagctattcacagtaacagaaattttgaccacagtgcccaaacttttgcatgtcactgtatgtATTCCTCAAAGAGAGATGATCAACTATGTCTGGCACCGAGCACCAATACTAAGCAGTTTAGGGCAGTTTTAACAAAGGTTAGAAACTGAATAAAGCTTCCACTGCACTCTTAACAGTGCAAATCGTGTGTGGATGAAATAGATTGCAGCAACATATATGCAGGACCAAAGCTGTACTTTAGGCTGTCTAGTCTATGCTGAGGATCAAAGCTGTACTTTAGGCTATCTAGCCTATGCTGAGGTTTGGGAAGCTCCTGGGGTTCCTCCCACTCTCCTCCTGCAACTTCAAATGTACTTTGAGTCTTTGAAGATTTTATTTCTTGCAAATTAGAAAATGGCTAAAGCTGaaaacatgagattctgtggatgctggaaaaacccaaaattctggaagaactcaacaggtcaggcagcatctatggagaggaataaagagtcagtcttttgggctaagaccctttatcagggctggaaaggaaaggggaagatatagatagagtgaatgcaagcaggctttttccactgaggctgggggagaaaaaaaccagaggacatgggttaagggtgaagggggaaaagtttaaagggaatattagagggggcttcttcaagCAGAGTggcgggagtgtggaatgagctgcgagATGAAGTGGTAagtgcgggctcacttttaacatataagaaaaacttggacaggtacatggatgggaggtgtatggagggatatggtccaggtgtaggtcagtgggacgaggcagaaaaatggttcggcacagccaagaagggccaaaaggcctgtttctgtgctgtaatgttctatggttctaagaagccagaataaggaggagtACGAGCTGGAATGTGATGAGTGAAAGGTCAATGGGTGAGgaagggggggatgaagtgagaatttgggaggtgattggtggaaatggtaaagggctgaagatgaggagagtgggccatgggagaaagggaaggaggaggagagccaaagggaggtgatgggtaggtgaggcaAAGGGAAGGGGTTAGAGGGGAGCCAGCATGGTGAATGGAAAAGGAGGGAAGAGGGAATGGGGGCAAGTTATCAaatgttggagaaattgatgttggtGCTGTCAGATTGGACAGGTTGCTACCCAAACGGCGAGTGGCTTTATTGTGGCTTCGGAGGAGCCGtagaccaacatgtcggaatgggaaaggGGACTGAATATAAAATGGTTGGCGACTGGGAAATCCTCCCTGTTGCGGACAGAGTGAAGTCTGAAGTTGCCTGCGTTCAGAGATATCAAATGTTTCCAGTTGAGATGCAACAGAGCTTTTTCTCTGAGGCTTGAAGCTGACCTTTGTTGCCAAAAGCAAAGTGCATTAATATCCCCAGACTCATACTGAGGGCAGCTGGTATCTGGGAAGTGGAGCTGAAGGGAACAAATTTCATTAAAAAGTATTTGTTTATGCtggtgtgtgtttgtgcccttgttTAAAGATGGCGTTATAAGAATGTCTGTGTCGTGAGCAGTTCTATGGTTGTAACCTCTTGATTGTATGTTTTGCCACAGGTTGACGTCACTTCCTGAGCAGCCTCCGGCTCTGGATTGGAACTATTATAGGAAAATGATCGTAAAACCTGGTATGGTGGATGAGTTTGAAAAGAAGGTAAGGGGTCCATCCTGCATGATTTTGGAAAGCTGTGTCTTTGAGAAAGCTGGGAAGCACAAAGAATGTCTTCCTGGGAGTTTTATTTTCACTGGAACACACTGAGAACGTATTTGAAAGGGAATTGGCTCAGGAGTATTGCACAGTGTAGAGAGTGAGGAAAAGGCTTTGATTTAATAGCTTATGATGATGTTGGGGGGGCGGAACATTAGCCCCACAGGCCTGTGTAAAATATGGAATGCTTTGCTAATTGGTGAGTTTAGTCCTGTATGTTAAACCAGTAGATGTGGAATGCTAATAATACCTCCAGATGGGATCTCAGCCTCCTTGTCACTGCACAGAACACAGTGCCTTCGGTGCAGTACATTTGCACAACTTCGTGAGAAGGAAACACCCATACCTGAGCCTACACCCCGAAGGCAGACAGTACGTCAGCAATCCAAGCTTCTTGGCTCAGAGATAAATCTTTGGCTGGTATCAGGGAGCAAGAGTCTCCGCTTAGTTTGCTTCCCTTTAGCAGGAGGTGTCAAGACTGATCACAATACGCCAGTCAGTTCAGCTGTGGCGATGTGAACAGGTCAatagccttaaccacttggccatataAGTGTTGATGCAGTGGTATGTTCTGTTCATGAGACAATTACTCTACAGAGCTGGATAGGCTCTGAACGAAGATATGAGGGGAAGGCAAGGACCACTGATTTTCCAGTTGTAATGCAACACAACTGGAGGAGCCTGACTAGACACTTCCTATTgcctgcttccaccactctccTGGAGAGGCAAAGGAAGGGAGAGTCGATGTTAAAAGAAATGGAAACAAAATCCAGCTGTTTCttctcacccaccatcacaactAGACCAGAAGATCTTTGCAGATCATGTGTTAAATGTAAATTCATATCAGCTACTTAATGTGACCTTGCCACAAGCAAGGAGCTGAGGTCCACAACCGTTCGTAGAATCAACATCAACCACGTTGGTCAGCAGCCATTCACTGCTCCATTTAGCTGTGTTTAAGAGGAATGTAGACCTTGAATAGGCAGTGGTTCAAATGATGATGATGTGGTGGAGGAGTGATGTGCTGGCACGGTGGGATTGACAGACCTGTTTTTGTGATGCAGCTTCAAAATAGGGGGAAATATTCCTGTTCTTGAGGGGTCTGAGTGCAAATGCACCACCAAGTCCCAGTGCATTCCAAATCTCTGACCTGAATACGGGTGCTCCCCAGGACATGACAGGGttccattcctgagaactgtttgtAATGTGAACAGCAAGTTGGAAATGCAGCCAAACAGCGACATATTTATATAAAAACATAGGTCAATGTAACAGCCATTCAGAGGTGGCTGCGAATTGAATGCCCGTGATTCATTTGGTAATCATAATTCCAGCTGAAGAAGGTGAATGGGTTGCAGGGACATCTGTGACTAAAGGATTGTTGTttaactttctttttctctctctctctttcctcttaCCCTCCCTCCCATTTATAACAGTACAATGCTTTAAAGATTCCAGAGCCCATCAACACACAGACTGAGAAAATTAATGCTCAGGAGCAAGAGGCTGTGAGTAACACTTTCACTACTGACTGATCACGTTGAAGGATTAAATGTGCACCTTTAACGCACTAGGTTAACATTTAGGTAACTGCTGCCTTCTGTTCCATAGAAAAAGAGTGCTGAAGAATACTGTCAGGCTTCAAAGGAGCGGATTTCCAAATATGAAAAGGAGGTAATGCAATTCTGTGTGTAATTCTCCAGCGACTACTCATTATGATCCTTCAGAATTTTTCCCAGAAGGGGCTGCTTCACTGGCACATAGGGTACAATTCACCGGCAGTCAAAAGcctacagatgctgcaaatctgacaTAAAGTAATACGTGCTGGAACTCTTTAGCTGAGTAGATGGTGTATGTGGAGCAAGTGAAATCTTCTGTCGTTGACATTCCATTAGGGCCCAGTAAGCAATGCCTGTCTGAATCAGGATTACCTCTCTGCTGTTAATATCCAGCAGTCTGTTATTTACAACTTTGTGGCATTGTCGGTGGTACCCAGCTGGAGGAGTGTGgatgggtgaaagaggggaaagaggctgggTGATAAGGGGCTTGggtggagtttgtgtgtgagaggtggtggatcagatggagagagagaaagaaaagagacAAAATGAAGAGTTTGTCTTCAATGTCAGAATTCAGTATTGGAGAATTCCACTCTCCATGGGTTGGATTTTTCATGGGATAGACCTCTAATTTCAGGTTATTGCCTGCTGTAAAATGCATGTCTTCTCATGTCCGTTTCAGCTCGCAAGCTTCAAAAGTATGGTTCCGTTTGACCAGATGACCATTGATGATCTGAACCAAGCTTTTCCTGAAACCAAGCTGGACATGGAGAAGTATCCCTACTGGCCTCACAAGCCCATCAACGAGCTGTAACTGTCCCTGTGCTGGCTGCAGATGTAACTCTATTTTAAAATAAAGCGTTGTTCAGTGTTGAGTGAGTGCTCCTATTCCACCTCACAGTGTGTCACCATCTGCAATGGTCTTCACCTAAGCAAAATATTACGAGGGCAGGTTGCTTCATTCTTCAGTTTTCTCATGCTTCTATTTTGTGATTTCAAGGAAAAGGGATTTGTCAGTGATGTGGTTGTGACAATTATGCTAATCTTAAATTATGGTATCTTGCTGTGCTCAATTCCTGATACACTTGTAGAAATGATCAAACTTCAAATGGATATAATTGGCTGTGGAAAAACTTTGAAATGTCCTGAGTATTGAAAGGTTTCTCCTTTTTCTCATTCCCTTACAGTATAGGAGAACATTTGGCCTGTCAATATTTGCTGGCTTACAGATTTACCATTATCCTATTCCCTGCttacttttagaaacatagaaaacctacagcacaattcaggccctttgaTCCACAACACTGcctaacatgtccttaccttagaagttacctggGGTTGCCTATAGCcgtctattttcctaagctccgtgtacctatccaggagtctcttaaaagaccctattgtatttgcctccaccacagtcgccggcagcccattgcccattccatacactcaccactctctgtgtaaaaaaaaaaaaaaaaaaaacaaaaacaaaaaaaaacaacaacttacccctgacattccctttgtacctacttccaagcaccttaagactgtgccctctcgtgttagccatttcggctcggctctgggaaaaagactctgagtatccacgatcaacgcctctcatcatcttataaacctccatcaagtaacctctcatcctctgtcactccaag from Mobula birostris isolate sMobBir1 chromosome 24, sMobBir1.hap1, whole genome shotgun sequence includes:
- the atp5pd gene encoding ATP synthase subunit d, mitochondrial → MSSRRVAMKAVDWLAFGERVPPNQRAMFNALKTRTDALTSRLTSLPEQPPALDWNYYRKMIVKPGMVDEFEKKYNALKIPEPINTQTEKINAQEQEAKKSAEEYCQASKERISKYEKELASFKSMVPFDQMTIDDLNQAFPETKLDMEKYPYWPHKPINEL